The following are from one region of the Canis lupus baileyi chromosome 25, mCanLup2.hap1, whole genome shotgun sequence genome:
- the RAPGEF3 gene encoding rap guanine nucleotide exchange factor 3 isoform X2, with translation MKVGWPGESRWQVGLAVEDSPALGASQVGGLPDVVPEGTLLNMVLKRMHRPRSCSYQLLLEHQRPSRIQGLRWTPLTDSEESLDFSESLEQASTERVLRAGKQLHRHLLATSPTLIRDRKYHLRLYRQCCSGRELVDGILALGLGVHSRSQAVGICQVLLDEGALCHVKHDWTFQDRDTQFYRFPGPEPEPAGVHELEEELVEAVALLSQRGPDALLTVALRKPPGQRTDEELDLIFEELLHIKAVAHLSNSVKRELAAVLLFEPHSKAGTVLFSQGDKGTSWYIIWKGSVNVVTHGKGLVTTLHEGDDFGQLALVNDAPRAATIILREDNCHFLRVDKQDFNRIIKDVEAKTMRLEEHGKVVLVLERASQGAGPSRPPTPGRNRYTVMSGTPEKILELLLEAMRPDSSAHDPTETFLSDFLLTYSVFMPSAQLCAALLHHFHAEPSGGSEQEHSTYICNKRQQILRLVSQWVALYGPMLYTDPVATGFLQKLSDLVSRDTRLCILLREQWPERRRHHRLENGCGNASPQMKARNMPVWLPGQDQPLLCSNRAIRVGDKVPYDICRPDHSVLTLKLPVTASVREVMAALAQEDGWTKGQVLVKVNSAGDAIGLQPDARGVATSLGLNERLFVVNPQEVHELTPHPEQLGPTVGSAEGLDLVSAKDLAGQLTDHDWNLFNSIHQVELIHYVLGPQHLRDVTTANLERFMRRFNELQYWVATELCLCPVPGLRAQLLRKFIKLAAHLKEQKNLNSFFAVMFGLSNSAISRLAHTWERLPHKVRKLYSALERLLDPSWNHRVYRLALTKLSPPIIPFMPLLLKDMTFIHEGNHTLVENLINFEKMRMMARAVRMLHHCRSHSNVPLSPLRSRVSHLHEDSQAARTSTCSEQSLSTRSAASTWAYVQQLKVIDNQRELSRLSRELEP, from the exons ATGAAG GTGGGCTGGCCAGGTGAGAGCCGCTGGCAGGTGGGCCTGGCCGTGGAGGACAGCCCGGCTCTAGGAGCGTCACAGGTGGGAGGCCTCCCGGACGTGGTGCCCGAGGGGACCCTGCTCAACATGGTGCTGAAGAGGATGCACCGGCCCCGAAGCTGTTCCTACCAGCTGCTGCTCGAGCACCAGCGTCCCAGCCGCATCCAGGGGCTCCGCTGG ACGCCACTCACCGACAGCGAGGAGTCCCTGGATTTCAGCGAGAGCCTGGAGCAG GCCTCCACGGAGAGGGTGCTCAGGGCGGGGAAGCAGCTGCATCGACACCTCCTGGCCACCTCTCCGACCCTTATCCGAGACCGGAAATACCACCTTCGGCTCTATCG GCAGTGCTGCTCTGGCCGGGAGCTCGTGGATGGCATCTTGGCCCTGGGCCTCGGGGTCCACTCCCGGAGCCAGGCCGTTGGAATCTGCCAGGTGCTGCTGGATGAAGGTGCCCTCTGCCATG TGAAACACGACTGGACCTTCCAGGACCGAGATACCCAATTCTACCGATTTCCCGGGCCGGAGCCAGAGCCCGCGGGCGTCcatgagctggaggaggagctggtCGAGGCCGTGGCCCTGCTCTCCCAGCGGGGCCCCGACGCCCTGCTCACCGTGGCCCTGCGAAAGCC CCCGGGTCAGCGCACGGACGAGGAGCTGGACCTCATCTTTGAGGAGCTGCTGCACATCAAGGCTGTGGCCCATCTCTCCAACTCG GTGAAGCGGGAATTAGCGGCAGTTCTGCTCTTTGAACCGCACAGCAAAGCGGGGACCGTGT TGTTCAGCCAGGGAGACAAGGGCACCTCGTGGTACATCATCTGGAAGGGATCTGTCAACGTGGTGACCCATGGCAAG GGGCTGGTGACCACCCTGCATGAGGGAGATGACTTTGGGCAGCTGGCTCTGGTGAACGACGCGCCCCGGGCGGCCACCATCATCCTGCGAGAAGACAACTGTCATTTCCTTCGCGTGGACAAGCAGGACTTCAACCGTATCATCAAG GATGTGGAAGCCAAGACCATGAGGCTAGAAGAACATGGCAAAGTGGTGTTGGTACTGGAGAGAGCCTCTCAGGGTGCCGGCCCTTCTCGCCCCCCGACCCCAGGCAGGAACCG GTATACGGTGATGTCTGGCACCCCAGAGAAGATCCTAGAACTGCTGTTGGAGGCCATGCGACCTGATTCCAGTGCTCATGACCCAACAG AGACATTCCTCAGTGACTTCCTCCTGACCTACAGCGTCTTCATGCCCAGTGCCCAGCTCTGTGCTGCCCTCCTGCACCA CTTCCACGCGGAGCCCTCGGGAGGCAGTGAGCAGGAGCACAGCACCTACATTTGCAACAAAAGGCAGCAGATCCTGCGGCTGGTCAGCCAGTGGGTGGCCCTGTATGGCCCCATGCTCTACACCGACCCCGTGGCCACCGGCTTTCTCCAG AAACTCTCAGACCTGGTGAGCAGAGACACCCGGCTTTGCATCCTGCTGCGGGAGCAGTGGCCAGAGAGGCGGCGACACCACAG GTTGGAGAACGGCTGTGGGAATGCATCTCCTCAGATGAAG GCCAGGAACATGCCTGTTTGGCTCCCCGGCCAGGACCAGCCCCTCCTCTGCAGCAACCGTGCCATTCGAGTCGGGGACAAAG TCCCCTATGACATTTGCCGGCCGGACCACTCGGTGCTCACCCTGAAGCTGCCCGTGACGGCCTCGGTGAGAGAGGTGATGGCAGCGTTGGCCCAGGAGGATGGCTGGACCAAGGGGCAGGTGCTGGTGAAGGTCAACTCTGCAGGTG ATGCCATTGGCCTGCAGCCGGATGCCCGTGGTGTGGCCACATCCCTGGGGCTCAACGAGCGGCTCTTTGTTGTCAACCCACAGGAAGTGCATGAGCTG ACCCCACACCCCGAGCAGCTGGGGCCCACCGTGGGCTCTGCTGAGGGCCTGGACCTGGTGAGCGCCAAGGACCTGGCGGGCCAGCTGACGGACCACGACTGGAACCTCTTCAACAGTATCCACCAG GTGGAGCTGATCCACTATGTGCTGGGCCCCCAGCATCTGCGGGACGTCACCACTGCCAACCTGGAGCGTTTCATGCGCCGCTTCAACGAGCTACAGTACTGGGTGGCCACAgagctgtgtctctgccctgtGCCGGGCCTGCGGGCCCAGCTGCTCAGGAAGTTCATCAAGCTGGCTGCCCA CCTCAAGGAGCAGAAGAATCTCAATTCCTTCTTCGCTGTCATGTTTGGCCTCAGCAACTCGGCCATCAGCCGCCTGGCCCACACCTGGGAG cGGCTGCCCCACAAAGTCCGGAAGCTGTACTCGGCCCTCGAGAGGCTGCTG gaccctTCGTGGAACCACCGAGTCTATCGACTGGCCCTCACCAAGCTCTCCCCTCCCATCATCCCCTTCATGCCTCTTCTTCTCAAAG ACATGACCTTCATCCATGAGGGGAACCACACACTGGTGGAGAATCTCATCAACTTTGAGAAGATG AGAATGATGGCCAGAGCCGTGCGGATGCTGCACCACTGCCGAAGCCACAGCAACG tgcccctctCACCACTCAGAAGCCGCGTATCCCACCTCCACGAGGACAGCCAGGCAGCAAGGACATCCACGT GCTCCGAGCAGTCCCTGAGCACCCGGAGCGCAGCCAGCACCTGGGCGTACGTCCAGCAGCTGAAGGTCATCGACAACCAGCGGGAGCTGTCCCGCCTGTCCCGCGAGCTGGAGCCGTGA
- the RAPGEF3 gene encoding rap guanine nucleotide exchange factor 3 isoform X1, with amino-acid sequence MVLKRMHRPRSCSYQLLLEHQRPSRIQGLRWTPLTDSEESLDFSESLEQASTERVLRAGKQLHRHLLATSPTLIRDRKYHLRLYRQCCSGRELVDGILALGLGVHSRSQAVGICQVLLDEGALCHVKHDWTFQDRDTQFYRFPGPEPEPAGVHELEEELVEAVALLSQRGPDALLTVALRKPPGQRTDEELDLIFEELLHIKAVAHLSNSVKRELAAVLLFEPHSKAGTVLFSQGDKGTSWYIIWKGSVNVVTHGKGLVTTLHEGDDFGQLALVNDAPRAATIILREDNCHFLRVDKQDFNRIIKDVEAKTMRLEEHGKVVLVLERASQGAGPSRPPTPGRNRYTVMSGTPEKILELLLEAMRPDSSAHDPTETFLSDFLLTYSVFMPSAQLCAALLHHFHAEPSGGSEQEHSTYICNKRQQILRLVSQWVALYGPMLYTDPVATGFLQKLSDLVSRDTRLCILLREQWPERRRHHRLENGCGNASPQMKARNMPVWLPGQDQPLLCSNRAIRVGDKVPYDICRPDHSVLTLKLPVTASVREVMAALAQEDGWTKGQVLVKVNSAGDAIGLQPDARGVATSLGLNERLFVVNPQEVHELTPHPEQLGPTVGSAEGLDLVSAKDLAGQLTDHDWNLFNSIHQVELIHYVLGPQHLRDVTTANLERFMRRFNELQYWVATELCLCPVPGLRAQLLRKFIKLAAHLKEQKNLNSFFAVMFGLSNSAISRLAHTWERLPHKVRKLYSALERLLDPSWNHRVYRLALTKLSPPIIPFMPLLLKDMTFIHEGNHTLVENLINFEKMRMMARAVRMLHHCRSHSNGSEQSLSTRSAASTWAYVQQLKVIDNQRELSRLSRELEP; translated from the exons ATGGTGCTGAAGAGGATGCACCGGCCCCGAAGCTGTTCCTACCAGCTGCTGCTCGAGCACCAGCGTCCCAGCCGCATCCAGGGGCTCCGCTGG ACGCCACTCACCGACAGCGAGGAGTCCCTGGATTTCAGCGAGAGCCTGGAGCAG GCCTCCACGGAGAGGGTGCTCAGGGCGGGGAAGCAGCTGCATCGACACCTCCTGGCCACCTCTCCGACCCTTATCCGAGACCGGAAATACCACCTTCGGCTCTATCG GCAGTGCTGCTCTGGCCGGGAGCTCGTGGATGGCATCTTGGCCCTGGGCCTCGGGGTCCACTCCCGGAGCCAGGCCGTTGGAATCTGCCAGGTGCTGCTGGATGAAGGTGCCCTCTGCCATG TGAAACACGACTGGACCTTCCAGGACCGAGATACCCAATTCTACCGATTTCCCGGGCCGGAGCCAGAGCCCGCGGGCGTCcatgagctggaggaggagctggtCGAGGCCGTGGCCCTGCTCTCCCAGCGGGGCCCCGACGCCCTGCTCACCGTGGCCCTGCGAAAGCC CCCGGGTCAGCGCACGGACGAGGAGCTGGACCTCATCTTTGAGGAGCTGCTGCACATCAAGGCTGTGGCCCATCTCTCCAACTCG GTGAAGCGGGAATTAGCGGCAGTTCTGCTCTTTGAACCGCACAGCAAAGCGGGGACCGTGT TGTTCAGCCAGGGAGACAAGGGCACCTCGTGGTACATCATCTGGAAGGGATCTGTCAACGTGGTGACCCATGGCAAG GGGCTGGTGACCACCCTGCATGAGGGAGATGACTTTGGGCAGCTGGCTCTGGTGAACGACGCGCCCCGGGCGGCCACCATCATCCTGCGAGAAGACAACTGTCATTTCCTTCGCGTGGACAAGCAGGACTTCAACCGTATCATCAAG GATGTGGAAGCCAAGACCATGAGGCTAGAAGAACATGGCAAAGTGGTGTTGGTACTGGAGAGAGCCTCTCAGGGTGCCGGCCCTTCTCGCCCCCCGACCCCAGGCAGGAACCG GTATACGGTGATGTCTGGCACCCCAGAGAAGATCCTAGAACTGCTGTTGGAGGCCATGCGACCTGATTCCAGTGCTCATGACCCAACAG AGACATTCCTCAGTGACTTCCTCCTGACCTACAGCGTCTTCATGCCCAGTGCCCAGCTCTGTGCTGCCCTCCTGCACCA CTTCCACGCGGAGCCCTCGGGAGGCAGTGAGCAGGAGCACAGCACCTACATTTGCAACAAAAGGCAGCAGATCCTGCGGCTGGTCAGCCAGTGGGTGGCCCTGTATGGCCCCATGCTCTACACCGACCCCGTGGCCACCGGCTTTCTCCAG AAACTCTCAGACCTGGTGAGCAGAGACACCCGGCTTTGCATCCTGCTGCGGGAGCAGTGGCCAGAGAGGCGGCGACACCACAG GTTGGAGAACGGCTGTGGGAATGCATCTCCTCAGATGAAG GCCAGGAACATGCCTGTTTGGCTCCCCGGCCAGGACCAGCCCCTCCTCTGCAGCAACCGTGCCATTCGAGTCGGGGACAAAG TCCCCTATGACATTTGCCGGCCGGACCACTCGGTGCTCACCCTGAAGCTGCCCGTGACGGCCTCGGTGAGAGAGGTGATGGCAGCGTTGGCCCAGGAGGATGGCTGGACCAAGGGGCAGGTGCTGGTGAAGGTCAACTCTGCAGGTG ATGCCATTGGCCTGCAGCCGGATGCCCGTGGTGTGGCCACATCCCTGGGGCTCAACGAGCGGCTCTTTGTTGTCAACCCACAGGAAGTGCATGAGCTG ACCCCACACCCCGAGCAGCTGGGGCCCACCGTGGGCTCTGCTGAGGGCCTGGACCTGGTGAGCGCCAAGGACCTGGCGGGCCAGCTGACGGACCACGACTGGAACCTCTTCAACAGTATCCACCAG GTGGAGCTGATCCACTATGTGCTGGGCCCCCAGCATCTGCGGGACGTCACCACTGCCAACCTGGAGCGTTTCATGCGCCGCTTCAACGAGCTACAGTACTGGGTGGCCACAgagctgtgtctctgccctgtGCCGGGCCTGCGGGCCCAGCTGCTCAGGAAGTTCATCAAGCTGGCTGCCCA CCTCAAGGAGCAGAAGAATCTCAATTCCTTCTTCGCTGTCATGTTTGGCCTCAGCAACTCGGCCATCAGCCGCCTGGCCCACACCTGGGAG cGGCTGCCCCACAAAGTCCGGAAGCTGTACTCGGCCCTCGAGAGGCTGCTG gaccctTCGTGGAACCACCGAGTCTATCGACTGGCCCTCACCAAGCTCTCCCCTCCCATCATCCCCTTCATGCCTCTTCTTCTCAAAG ACATGACCTTCATCCATGAGGGGAACCACACACTGGTGGAGAATCTCATCAACTTTGAGAAGATG AGAATGATGGCCAGAGCCGTGCGGATGCTGCACCACTGCCGAAGCCACAGCAACG GCTCCGAGCAGTCCCTGAGCACCCGGAGCGCAGCCAGCACCTGGGCGTACGTCCAGCAGCTGAAGGTCATCGACAACCAGCGGGAGCTGTCCCGCCTGTCCCGCGAGCTGGAGCCGTGA